Proteins encoded within one genomic window of Candidatus Brevundimonas colombiensis:
- a CDS encoding Fe2+-dependent dioxygenase, which yields MLLQIPEVFSKAEVQALRQRLDAGPWADGNITSGHQSATAKRNQQLPEDCDVAREVSALVVQALNANPMFVAAALPHTIFPPLFNRYEGGGEFGLHVDNAIRQARGGGTLRIRSDLSATLFLSEPEDYDGGELIIEEMYGAQSIKLPAGDLVLYPSKSLHKVMPVTRGARVSSFMWMQSLVRDDGDREILFRLDVATQRVGREKGPKDQAVIELTGVYHNLLRRWAEA from the coding sequence TTGCTGCTGCAGATCCCGGAAGTCTTTTCCAAGGCTGAGGTTCAGGCCCTGCGTCAGCGGTTGGACGCCGGGCCGTGGGCGGACGGCAACATCACCTCGGGCCATCAGTCGGCCACGGCCAAGCGAAACCAGCAACTGCCCGAGGACTGCGACGTGGCCAGAGAGGTCTCGGCCCTGGTGGTGCAGGCTCTGAACGCCAATCCGATGTTCGTGGCGGCGGCTTTGCCGCACACGATCTTTCCGCCCCTGTTCAATCGCTACGAGGGCGGGGGCGAGTTCGGCCTGCACGTCGACAACGCCATCCGACAGGCGCGCGGCGGGGGAACACTGCGCATCCGCAGCGATCTGTCGGCGACCCTGTTCCTGTCCGAGCCCGAGGATTACGACGGCGGCGAATTGATCATCGAAGAGATGTACGGCGCCCAGTCGATCAAACTGCCGGCGGGCGATCTGGTCCTTTACCCCTCCAAGAGCCTGCACAAGGTCATGCCCGTGACGCGCGGCGCGCGGGTGTCGTCCTTCATGTGGATGCAGAGCCTGGTCCGCGACGACGGCGACCGCGAAATCCTGTTCCGGCTGGACGTGGCGACCCAGCGCGTCGGACGCGAGAAGGGGCCCAAGGATCAGGCGGTGATCGAACTGACCGGCGTCTATCATAATCTGTTGCGGCGCTGGGCCGAGGCGTGA
- a CDS encoding transglutaminase family protein, with amino-acid sequence MRIRIDHSTRYAYARPARFIVQMLRLTPRSCEGQQVRDWRIETDVDARLRRSEDAFGNIVHSLYTERPTDALTIRVTGEVSTIDTGGVVKGQAERLSPLVYLRETAMTTADAGIVDFACSIPEGATLNRMHRLMGALKETVAFEVGSTSASHTAAEAFAQRRGVCQDHSQIFISAARRMGVPARYVSGHLSRQDGQHDQDAAHAWAEAWVENLGWVGFDPANGICPTEHYVRVAVGLDARGATPIRGTSYGGGQESLTVALNVRPVQQSQQQLQSSGWPR; translated from the coding sequence ATGCGGATAAGGATCGATCATTCCACCCGCTACGCCTATGCGCGTCCTGCACGGTTCATCGTGCAGATGCTGCGTCTGACGCCCAGGTCGTGCGAGGGCCAGCAGGTGCGCGACTGGCGCATCGAAACCGACGTTGACGCCCGACTGCGACGCAGCGAGGACGCGTTCGGCAACATCGTCCACAGCCTCTATACCGAGCGGCCCACCGACGCCCTGACCATCCGCGTCACCGGCGAGGTCTCCACCATCGATACGGGCGGGGTGGTGAAGGGGCAGGCCGAACGCCTGTCGCCCTTGGTCTATCTGCGCGAAACCGCGATGACCACGGCGGACGCCGGCATCGTCGATTTCGCCTGCTCGATCCCGGAGGGGGCGACATTGAACCGGATGCACCGGCTGATGGGCGCGCTGAAGGAGACGGTGGCGTTCGAGGTAGGATCGACCTCGGCCAGCCACACCGCCGCGGAGGCCTTCGCCCAGCGGCGCGGCGTCTGTCAGGATCATTCGCAGATCTTCATTTCGGCGGCGCGGCGGATGGGGGTGCCGGCGCGCTACGTCTCGGGCCACCTCAGCCGTCAGGATGGACAGCACGATCAGGACGCCGCCCATGCCTGGGCCGAGGCCTGGGTCGAAAACCTGGGCTGGGTCGGCTTCGATCCGGCCAATGGCATCTGTCCGACCGAACACTATGTCCGTGTCGCCGTGGGGCTGGACGCGCGCGGCGCCACGCCGATCCGGGGCACGAGCTATGGCGGCGGTCAGGAGAGCCTGACGGTCGCCCTGAATGTGCGGCCGGTGCAACAGAGCCAGCAACAACTGCAATCCAGCGGATGGCCCCGATAG
- a CDS encoding FAD:protein FMN transferase: MSDTPFSRGSRAAPSAIVLGDPGPLADRADNRVLVPVIEGAPPRPPSDLIRSLGGQTMGTTWSARVIAPPAMNEATVREAIEQELAAVVALFSPWEPSSEISRFNTAPAGMWAVSQPFWDLLDAAMTLGDETNGAVDPTLGALVDLWGFGPPGPRPTLLPVPSEEEITAAMAVSGWRKLRLNPDARGVMQMGGMKLDFSGIAKGHAVDRVSDRLTAMGATSHLIEIGGELKGRGVKPDAQPWWVEIERVENSPAPRTVAALFDLAVATSGDYRRAFVHDGRRYPHTLDGSTGRPVNNHLGSVTVLHASAMMADAYATALTVMGPFEGPEYAEALGLAAHFVERTERGPIERMTPAFAAMMDDPDGDRPG; this comes from the coding sequence ATGTCCGACACGCCCTTCTCGCGCGGCTCGCGCGCCGCCCCCTCCGCCATCGTTCTCGGCGACCCCGGTCCCCTGGCGGACCGGGCCGACAATCGCGTCCTGGTCCCGGTGATCGAGGGCGCGCCGCCGCGTCCGCCCAGTGACCTGATCCGTTCGCTGGGCGGCCAGACCATGGGCACGACCTGGAGCGCGCGCGTCATCGCCCCGCCCGCCATGAACGAAGCGACCGTTCGCGAAGCGATCGAGCAAGAACTGGCCGCCGTCGTCGCCCTGTTCAGCCCGTGGGAGCCGTCCAGCGAGATCAGCCGCTTCAACACCGCCCCCGCCGGCATGTGGGCGGTGTCCCAGCCGTTCTGGGACCTGCTGGACGCAGCGATGACCTTGGGCGACGAGACGAACGGCGCCGTCGATCCGACACTGGGCGCCCTTGTCGATCTGTGGGGCTTCGGGCCGCCCGGACCGCGCCCGACCCTTCTGCCGGTCCCGTCCGAGGAGGAAATCACGGCGGCCATGGCCGTCTCCGGCTGGCGGAAGCTGCGACTGAATCCCGATGCGCGCGGCGTGATGCAGATGGGGGGCATGAAGCTGGACTTCTCCGGCATCGCCAAGGGTCATGCGGTGGACCGCGTGTCCGACCGGCTGACGGCCATGGGCGCGACCTCGCACCTGATCGAGATCGGCGGCGAGTTGAAGGGGCGCGGCGTCAAGCCGGACGCCCAGCCCTGGTGGGTCGAGATCGAGCGCGTCGAGAACAGCCCCGCGCCCCGCACCGTGGCGGCCCTGTTCGACCTGGCCGTGGCGACCAGCGGCGATTACCGTCGCGCCTTCGTCCATGACGGTCGGCGGTATCCGCATACGCTTGATGGCTCGACCGGACGTCCGGTCAACAACCATCTCGGCTCTGTCACCGTGCTGCACGCCTCGGCCATGATGGCCGACGCCTACGCCACGGCCCTGACGGTCATGGGGCCGTTCGAGGGGCCGGAATATGCCGAGGCGCTGGGCCTGGCCGCCCATTTCGTCGAGCGCACCGAACGCGGGCCGATCGAGCGGATGACGCCGGCCTTCGCCGCCATGATGGACGATCCAGACGGAGACCGGCCGGGGTGA
- a CDS encoding PepSY-associated TM helix domain-containing protein, translated as MTELAAQRQAEPEAKGPKPKAALNGARSFWLKQLHSWHWISAAVSLVGMILFAITGITLNHAASIPGKPVTVEQTQTLPAPLLQRLKTFPEETTQPVPDAVARWASEAFRVEIAGKPTETTPEEIYVALAMPGGDGWVTIDRSTGEALHEKTTRGWIAYLNDLHKGRNAGSVWFWFIDVFAAACVIFAVTGLGLMVLHAKGRPSTWPLAALGLLIPVVIALIFIH; from the coding sequence GTGACCGAACTCGCCGCACAGCGTCAGGCCGAACCCGAAGCCAAGGGACCGAAGCCCAAGGCGGCGTTGAACGGCGCGCGATCATTCTGGCTGAAGCAGCTTCACAGCTGGCACTGGATTTCGGCGGCGGTCAGCCTGGTCGGCATGATCCTGTTCGCGATTACCGGCATCACCCTGAATCACGCAGCCTCGATCCCCGGAAAGCCGGTGACGGTCGAACAGACCCAGACTCTGCCGGCCCCGCTGCTGCAACGCCTGAAGACTTTCCCGGAGGAGACCACTCAGCCGGTGCCCGACGCCGTGGCGCGCTGGGCCTCCGAGGCGTTCAGGGTCGAGATCGCCGGCAAGCCGACCGAGACCACGCCGGAAGAAATCTATGTCGCCCTGGCCATGCCGGGCGGCGACGGATGGGTCACGATCGACCGTTCGACGGGCGAGGCCCTGCATGAAAAGACCACGCGGGGCTGGATCGCCTACCTCAACGACCTGCACAAGGGCCGCAACGCCGGATCGGTCTGGTTCTGGTTCATCGACGTGTTCGCGGCGGCCTGCGTCATCTTCGCCGTCACGGGCCTGGGCCTGATGGTGCTGCACGCCAAGGGTCGGCCATCGACCTGGCCGCTGGCGGCGCTGGGCCTGCTGATCCCCGTCGTCATCGCCCTGATCTTCATTCATTGA
- a CDS encoding TonB-dependent receptor, with protein MSESRAAALRTLLFASSAAGMLVAAPAVAADAGDSVIVTADQQQPANLGTIDVNGQVRKPAPHSPEYVAPLLDTPRSVTVIPQAIIEQTGADSLQDILRNSPGITFGAGEGGQPLADRPVIRGQSSGNNIFVDGVRDTGGQQREVFNLEQVEIIKGADSVYSGRGSGGGSINLASKSPKLTPFTNVSAGIGTDDYLRGTIDANMPLGETAALRINLMGAAGDVAGRDAVDYDKWGVAASFAVGLGASSTIVASYYHLDSNQMPDYGIPLYTKLGGGAAPRPDASGVLNVSRDALYGLKARDYLNNTVDSFTFDWTHRFSEALTVRNVSRLSMTLNDYIVTNPGDGGSAQQIGGVWWMKRGTKTRWNPAQTLANVTDVFGKISTGGIRHSYDLGLELTREVNRNASYSTFTTSGSACPAPLTGFDCTPVYDPNPADNWTGVINRSTPSRSITETVGLYAFDSISLTDRFLLNLGVRWDSYQTQGVNISSTQTNGVWTINPLIPATPNGTSGVVALPKRKWDFVNYQAGLVFKPTHYSSLYVSYATASTPPLVAGGDQNAAGTGQGSGNLADDILEPEDTETYEIGAKANLFNERLAVGLSGYRLTRKNAQLLVDSGPPATYAQVGEVEVKGVELSVSGNITPAWQVFGGYTYMDSELVRGASNSLNVGEALANTPKNSASLFTTYRVMPRLTLGGGVYYVSRSNGGNQGGAGGGTNRIYAPEYTRVDAYVAFDLTDTASLRLNVKNAGDERYIMRTNGVHHADPAPGRAATLTLNMRF; from the coding sequence ATGTCCGAGTCCCGCGCCGCCGCGCTCCGCACGCTTCTGTTCGCCTCCAGCGCCGCCGGAATGCTTGTCGCCGCGCCTGCTGTCGCCGCCGACGCCGGCGATAGCGTGATCGTCACGGCTGACCAGCAGCAGCCCGCCAATCTGGGGACTATCGACGTCAATGGCCAGGTCCGGAAGCCGGCGCCCCATTCTCCAGAATATGTCGCGCCGCTGCTTGATACGCCGCGATCGGTCACCGTGATCCCGCAGGCCATCATCGAACAGACAGGGGCGGACTCGCTGCAAGACATTCTGCGCAACTCGCCCGGCATCACCTTCGGTGCAGGCGAGGGCGGCCAACCGCTGGCCGATCGTCCGGTCATCCGGGGCCAGTCCTCGGGCAACAATATCTTCGTGGACGGCGTGCGCGATACCGGCGGTCAGCAGCGCGAAGTCTTCAACCTGGAACAGGTCGAGATCATCAAGGGGGCGGACTCGGTCTATTCTGGACGCGGTTCCGGGGGCGGCAGCATCAATCTGGCTTCCAAGTCGCCGAAACTGACGCCCTTCACCAATGTTTCGGCGGGTATCGGCACGGACGATTACCTGCGCGGCACGATCGACGCCAACATGCCTCTGGGAGAGACAGCGGCGCTGCGCATCAATCTGATGGGGGCGGCGGGCGATGTCGCGGGCCGCGACGCCGTGGACTATGACAAATGGGGCGTCGCAGCGTCTTTCGCGGTCGGCTTGGGCGCCAGCAGCACGATCGTCGCCAGCTACTATCACCTCGACAGCAATCAGATGCCCGACTACGGCATACCGCTCTACACCAAGCTGGGCGGAGGCGCCGCGCCCCGACCCGATGCGTCCGGCGTGCTGAACGTCAGCCGCGACGCCTTGTATGGTCTGAAGGCGCGTGATTATCTGAACAATACGGTGGACTCCTTCACCTTCGACTGGACGCATCGGTTCAGCGAGGCCCTGACGGTCCGCAACGTCAGCCGCCTGTCGATGACGCTGAACGACTACATCGTCACCAATCCCGGCGACGGCGGATCAGCCCAACAGATCGGCGGCGTCTGGTGGATGAAGCGCGGCACAAAGACCCGTTGGAACCCCGCGCAAACACTGGCCAACGTCACCGATGTGTTCGGCAAAATCTCGACCGGAGGGATCAGGCACAGCTACGATCTGGGCCTGGAGCTGACGCGCGAAGTCAATCGCAACGCCAGCTATTCGACGTTCACGACCTCCGGTTCGGCCTGCCCCGCGCCCTTGACGGGGTTCGACTGCACGCCGGTCTATGATCCGAACCCGGCCGATAACTGGACCGGCGTGATCAATCGCAGCACCCCCAGTCGTTCGATCACCGAAACCGTCGGCCTCTACGCCTTCGACAGCATCTCGCTTACCGACCGCTTCCTGCTCAACCTGGGTGTCCGTTGGGACAGCTATCAAACTCAGGGCGTGAACATCTCCTCCACCCAGACGAACGGCGTCTGGACCATCAACCCCCTGATCCCCGCCACGCCGAATGGGACGTCGGGGGTGGTCGCGCTGCCCAAGCGCAAGTGGGATTTCGTTAACTATCAGGCCGGTCTGGTTTTCAAGCCGACGCATTATTCGAGCCTGTATGTTTCCTACGCCACGGCCTCGACGCCGCCCCTTGTCGCGGGCGGCGACCAGAACGCCGCCGGTACGGGGCAGGGGTCCGGCAACCTGGCCGACGACATCCTGGAGCCTGAGGACACCGAGACCTATGAGATCGGCGCCAAGGCCAATCTGTTCAACGAGCGTCTCGCCGTCGGTCTGTCCGGCTATCGTCTGACCCGCAAGAACGCTCAACTGCTGGTCGATTCCGGCCCGCCCGCCACCTACGCCCAGGTCGGGGAGGTCGAGGTCAAGGGCGTCGAACTCAGCGTCTCGGGCAATATCACGCCGGCGTGGCAGGTATTCGGCGGCTACACCTACATGGACTCCGAACTGGTGCGCGGCGCCTCGAACAGCCTGAATGTCGGCGAAGCGCTGGCCAATACGCCCAAGAACTCGGCCAGCCTGTTCACCACCTATCGCGTCATGCCGCGGCTGACCCTGGGCGGCGGCGTCTACTATGTCTCTCGTTCGAACGGGGGCAACCAGGGCGGGGCCGGCGGCGGGACAAACCGCATCTATGCGCCGGAATACACCCGCGTGGACGCCTACGTCGCCTTTGATCTGACCGACACCGCGTCATTGCGGCTAAACGTCAAGAACGCCGGCGACGAACGCTACATCATGCGCACCAACGGCGTTCACCACGCCGATCCGGCGCCAGGGCGCGCCGCCACCCTGACGCTGAACATGCGCTTCTAA
- a CDS encoding peptidase, translating into MIADTRTNAGVDNISSYRKLHLLQSPGERMLAVATAGNLSVTQTALAMVAAGIKLPDSAAPETLQTAPTLFRAAQLLGHAMASVRASINTPPTPAADALNVSASMLLGGQIAGGKMGLYLIYGQGNFIECGPDTPYLQIGELKYGKPILDRALHSATPLSEAVKLGLISFDSTIRSNIAVGPPLDLVVIPRDRLSGVARRIEAEDPYFRDLARRWSEAMASAHKAIPDPTWLNTGVETAPAPKAMSVAG; encoded by the coding sequence ATGATCGCTGACACGCGCACCAATGCGGGCGTGGACAACATCTCGTCCTATCGAAAACTGCACCTGCTTCAGTCGCCGGGCGAGCGGATGCTGGCGGTGGCGACGGCGGGCAATCTGTCGGTGACGCAGACGGCGCTGGCCATGGTCGCGGCCGGGATCAAGCTGCCGGACTCGGCGGCGCCCGAAACGCTCCAAACGGCGCCGACCCTGTTCCGCGCGGCGCAGTTGCTGGGCCATGCGATGGCCAGCGTGCGCGCCAGCATCAACACGCCGCCGACGCCGGCCGCCGATGCGCTGAACGTCTCGGCCTCCATGCTGCTGGGCGGTCAGATCGCGGGCGGCAAGATGGGCCTGTATCTGATCTATGGTCAGGGCAACTTCATCGAGTGCGGGCCGGACACACCCTATCTGCAGATCGGCGAACTGAAATACGGCAAGCCGATCCTCGATCGCGCCCTGCATAGCGCCACCCCCCTGTCGGAGGCGGTGAAGCTGGGACTGATTTCGTTCGACTCGACCATCCGCTCCAACATCGCGGTCGGGCCGCCGTTGGATCTGGTCGTCATTCCGCGCGATCGCCTGAGCGGCGTGGCCCGACGCATCGAGGCCGAAGATCCCTATTTCCGCGATCTGGCGCGTCGTTGGTCGGAAGCCATGGCCTCCGCGCACAAGGCGATTCCCGATCCGACGTGGTTGAATACGGGCGTCGAAACCGCTCCGGCGCCGAAGGCGATGTCCGTGGCCGGCTAG
- a CDS encoding DUF4198 domain-containing protein, with protein sequence MKKTIALLTLAAALAAPMAAQAHRAWMAPTATTLSGTDAWVGFDAGMSNKVFDPDHAAMRMTGLTITAPDGSAVQPEHAMQGQYRSTFDVHLTQNGTYKVANVMSGVMASYRLNGEQKRWRGTAAEYPAALPAGATDIQATRTASRIETFVTLNNPTDTVFKTTGEGLELAPVTHPNDLAAGEPATFKLLNNGQPASGLTVTVARGGIRYRDNPEESTVTTGADGAFTITWPAAGMYWLNASVRTEGQGETLGSSASYVAAVEVLP encoded by the coding sequence ATGAAGAAGACGATCGCCCTTCTGACGCTGGCGGCGGCTCTGGCGGCGCCGATGGCCGCCCAGGCCCACCGCGCCTGGATGGCGCCGACCGCCACCACCCTGTCGGGGACCGACGCCTGGGTCGGTTTCGACGCGGGCATGTCCAACAAGGTGTTCGATCCCGACCATGCCGCCATGCGGATGACGGGCCTGACGATCACCGCGCCGGACGGTTCGGCGGTTCAGCCCGAACACGCCATGCAGGGCCAGTACCGTTCCACCTTCGACGTCCATCTGACGCAGAACGGAACCTACAAGGTCGCCAACGTCATGAGCGGCGTCATGGCCAGCTACAGGCTGAACGGCGAACAGAAGCGCTGGCGCGGAACCGCCGCCGAATATCCCGCCGCCCTGCCGGCGGGCGCGACCGACATCCAGGCGACCCGCACCGCCAGCCGCATCGAGACCTTCGTCACCCTGAACAACCCCACCGACACGGTCTTCAAGACGACCGGCGAGGGGCTGGAACTGGCGCCCGTGACCCATCCCAACGACCTGGCGGCAGGCGAGCCGGCGACGTTCAAACTGCTGAACAATGGCCAGCCGGCGTCGGGGCTGACGGTCACGGTGGCGCGCGGCGGCATCCGTTATCGCGACAATCCCGAGGAATCGACGGTGACGACCGGCGCAGACGGCGCCTTTACCATCACCTGGCCGGCGGCCGGCATGTACTGGCTGAACGCCTCGGTCCGCACCGAAGGACAGGGGGAAACGCTCGGTTCCAGCGCCAGCTATGTGGCGGCGGTGGAAGTCCTGCCCTAA
- a CDS encoding DUF2271 domain-containing protein translates to MRLLPVVITTVGLAAAAAPALAADLTVSVEIPRLNTASYHRPYVAVWIEKPDQSAERTLAVWYQQTRNNEGDGKDWLKDLRTWWRKGGRAMSLPADGVSGATRAPGRQTITVPAARLNGLQPGQYNIVVEAARELGGREVVRVPFRWGAANTGTGTGASELGAVRVAVSR, encoded by the coding sequence ATGCGCCTTCTTCCCGTCGTCATCACCACGGTCGGTCTCGCTGCGGCGGCCGCGCCCGCCCTGGCCGCAGACCTGACCGTCTCGGTCGAAATTCCCCGGCTGAACACCGCCTCCTACCACCGTCCCTATGTCGCCGTGTGGATCGAGAAGCCGGATCAGTCGGCCGAACGGACCCTGGCCGTCTGGTATCAGCAGACCCGCAACAACGAGGGCGACGGCAAGGACTGGCTGAAGGATCTGCGCACCTGGTGGCGCAAGGGCGGCCGGGCCATGAGCCTGCCGGCTGACGGCGTGTCGGGCGCCACGCGCGCGCCGGGCCGCCAGACGATCACCGTGCCCGCCGCGCGCCTCAACGGCCTGCAGCCGGGGCAGTACAATATCGTCGTCGAGGCGGCGCGCGAACTGGGCGGTCGCGAGGTCGTGCGCGTGCCCTTCCGCTGGGGCGCGGCGAACACCGGGACCGGAACCGGCGCCTCCGAACTGGGCGCCGTGCGCGTCGCCGTCTCTCGCTGA